One Diospyros lotus cultivar Yz01 chromosome 1, ASM1463336v1, whole genome shotgun sequence genomic window carries:
- the LOC127794856 gene encoding ABC transporter G family member 15-like: MEIGLANCDDDERGVGSGGGGGDDGGSGGDGDGGGGGVMDLEKGSRSGGGGGAVMMFLAWEDLTVLLPPFGNRPTKRLLNGVTGYAQPGRIMAIMGPSGSGKSTLLNSLAGRLSGKVIMTGNVLLNGRKKRLDYGVAAYVTQEDELLGTLTVRETIAYSARLRLPAGMSREEVNETVEGTIQEMGLLECADTLIGNWHLRGISGGEKKRLSIALQILMRPRLLFLDEPTTGLDSAAAFFVAQILRNVARYGRTVIASVHQPGSEVFALFDDLCLISGGETVYFGEAKSATEFFADAGYPCPKRRSPSDHFLRCINSDFDNITAALMESGRMTEPPSRHAATNSATMEMKRKLVDKYKKSPDAARARARIQEISAMEGCLMETEAAAGSQATWWRQLSTLTKRSFVNMSRDIGYYWLRIITYIIVSICVGTVFFDVGTNYNAILARGSCGGFISGYMIFMSIGGFPSFIEEMKIFRLERLNGHYGVGVFILSNFLSSLPFLIFMSFSNTSIIYYMVKLRPGFSHFIYSGLDLLSSIAVVESCMMVVASLVPNFLMGLITGAGITGIMMMTAGFFRFFPDLPKPVWRYPISYINYMAWALQGGYKNDMIGLEFEPPRPGQPKLKGEVIINTVLGVSLEHSKWWDLAAVVLILVCYRLLFFVILKLKERASPAFRLLYTKTTLHRLRKRASFRKTPSFPSKRQQVMHSLSSQEGLSSPI; this comes from the exons ATGGAGATAGGGTTAGCAAattgtgatgatgatgagagGGGGGTTggtagtggtggtggtggtggtgatgatGGTGGGAGTGgtggtgatggtgatggtggGGGTGGTGGGGTGATGGATCTGGAGAAGGGATCAAGGAGCGGTGGCGGTGGAGGAGCGGTGATGATGTTCTTGGCTTGGGAGGATCTGACGGTGCTGCTCCCACCCTTTGGGAATAGACCCACGAAGAGGCTGCTCAATGGGGTTACTGGGTATGCTCAACCTGGGAGGATCATGGCTATCATGGGTCCTTCTGGTTCCGGCAAGTCCACTCTTCTCAACTCTTTAgcag GGAGGCTCTCGGGAAAGGTCATCATGACTGGCAATGTTCTTCTCAATGGAAGGAAGAAGAGGCTGGACTACGGGGTGGCT GCTTATGTTACTCAAGAGGATGAATTGCTGGGAACGCTGACAGTAAGAGAAACCATCGCATACTCGGCTCGCCTGCGGCTGCCGGCCGGCATGAGTCGAGAAGAGGTAAACGAAACCGTCGAGGGAACGATCCAGGAGATGGGTCTTCTCGAATGCGCCGATACCCTGATCGGAAACTGGCATCTGAGAGGCATCAGCGGCGGGGAGAAGAAGCGGCTCAGCATCGCGCTGCAAATCCTGATGCGGCCACGCCTCCTGTTTCTCGACGAGCCCACCACCGGGCTCGACAGTGCCGCCGCGTTTTTCGTGGCCCAGATTCTGCGGAACGTCGCCCGTTACGGCCGGACGGTCATCGCTTCCGTTCACCAGCCGGGCAGCGAGGTCTTCGCTCTGTTCGACGACCTTTGCTTGATCTCTGGGGGAGAAACGGTTTACTTCGGAGAAGCTAAGTCTGCCACGGAG TTCTTCGCTGATGCTGGATATCCATGTCCCAAGAGGAGAAGCCCTTCCGACCATTTCCTTCGCTGCATAAACTCGGATTTCGACAACATCACTGCCGCTCTTATGGAGTCTGGTAGAATGACG GAACCACCCAGTCGGCATGCGGCAACTAATTCGGCAACAATGGAGATGAAGCGCAAGCTGGTTGACAAATACAAGAAGTCCCCGGATGCAGCCAGAGCTAGAGCTAGGATTCAAGAAATCTCAGCCATG GAAGGGTGTCTAATGGAAACTGAAGCTGCAGCTGGAAGCCAGGCAACATGGTGGAGGCAACTTTCGACATTGACAAAGCGATCATTCGTCAACATGAGTAGAGACATCGGATACTACTGGCTACGGATAATCACATATATAATCGTATCCATTTGTGTTGGTACCGTCTTTTTCGACGTCGGCACCAACTACAACGCCATTCTGGCTCGCGGTTCCTGTGGCGGATTCATATCGGGGTACATGATTTTCATGTCCATCGGGGGCTTCCCGTCCTTCATTGAAGAAATGAAG ATCTTTCGCCTGGAGAGGCTCAATGGGCATTACGGAGTCGGCGTGTTCATTCTCTCCAACTTCCTTTCCTCCTTGCCGTTTTTGATTTTCATGTCGTTTAGCAACACAAGCATTATTTACTACATGGTCAAATTACGGCCTGGCTTCTCTCATTTCATCTACTCCGGGCTCGACCTTCTGAGCTCCATCGCCGTCGTGGAGAGCTGCATGATGGTGGTCGCTTCTCTGGTTCCCAATTTCTTAATGGGACTTATCACCGGCGCCGGAATCACC GGGATCATGATGATGACGGCAGGGTTCTTTCGGTTCTTCCCCGATCTCCCCAAGCCGGTTTGGCGCTACCCGATTTCATATATCAATTACATGGCATGGGCATTACAG GGAGGGTACAAGAACGACATGATCGGGCTGGAGTTCGAGCCGCCCCGGCCAGGACAGCCGAAGCTGAAGGGCGAGGTGATCATCAACACGGTGCTGGGAGTCTCGCTGGAGCATTCGAAATGGTGGGATTTAGCCGCCGTTGTGCTGATTCTCGTATGTTACAGGCTGCTCTTCTTCGTCATTCTGAAGCTCAAGGAGAGAGCCTCGCCGGCGTTCCGACTACTTTATACGAAGACCACTCTGCATCGGCTCAGGAAGAGGGCATCGTTCAGGAAAACGCCGTCGTTTCCTTCAAAGAGACAGCAAGTCATGCATTCGCTATCTTCTCAAGAGGGCCTTAGCTCTCCCATTTAG